Proteins from a single region of Nomascus leucogenys isolate Asia chromosome 21, Asia_NLE_v1, whole genome shotgun sequence:
- the C21H3orf22 gene encoding uncharacterized protein C3orf22 homolog, whose amino-acid sequence MDSSARKMSHPSKKWRIQAQENFAKKFPYRLSWLTEPDPEPLQPWEVTKNSNTVQLPLQKRLVPTRSIPVRGLGAPDFTSPSGSCPAPLPAPSPPPLCSLWELKLLSRRFPRQVAFLLSARHTEAACPQTSEAAGPSRGLS is encoded by the exons ATGGACTCCAGTGCCCGCAAGATGTCTCACCCGAGTAAGAAGTGGAGGATCCAGGCCCAGGAGAATTTTGCCAAGAAGTTTCCATACAG GTTGTCGTGGCTGACAGAGCCCGACCCTGAGCCCCTGCAGCCCTGGGAGGTCACAAAAAACTCAAACACGGTGCAACTGCCCCTGCAGAAGAGGTTGGTGCCAACGAGGTCCATCCCAGTCCGAGG GCTTGGGGCTCCAGATTTTACATCACCATCTGGCTCCTGCCCGGCACCACTACcagcaccatcaccacctccactgtGCAGCCTTTGGGAACTCAAGTTGCTGAGTCGCCGCTTCCCCAGACAAGTCGCCTTCCTGCTGTCCGCCCGGCACACTGAGGCTGCCTGCCCCCAGACCAGCGAGGCGGCAGGGCCGTCCAGGGGCCTCTCCTAG